ACCTGATTGGTGGACATCTTATATCTGCTATTATAGGTGTGAGTGTTTACAAATTTATCAATCTTGATATCTCTATACTAGGTGCACTAGCCGTTTCTTTATCTATAGTCATGATGCACTTTACTTGCACACTCCATCCTCCTGGTGGAGGAACTGCACTCATTGCTGTTATTGGAGGTAGAGCCATTCATGATTTGGGCTATTTATATGTTTTATCTCCAATAGCTCTTGGTGCCTTTTTATTACTCTTTATCGCCTTAGTGGTAAACAACTTTTCAAGAAATCCAAAAAGACATTATCCGAGATATTGGATTTAAACAGAGAGCTCTTTACTTTTTTTTAACAACAAAAAAGATATAATCGACAAACTTATTTACACCAAAAAAATACTGCATAACAAAAGGATTAGCATGAGAATTCGTAAACGCGCCTTAACATTTGAAGATGTACTTTTAGTACCTCAATACTCTGAAATTTTACCAAAAGAAGTCTCTTTAGAGACAAAATTAACACGAAATATAACTCTTAAAATCCCTTTAGTCTCAGCAGCTATGGATACAGTGACCGAATATAGAGCAGCTATTGCTATGGCTAGACTTGGTGGAATTGGTATCATCCATAAAAACATGGATGTAAAGACTCAAGCAAAACAAATAACTAAAGTTAAAAAAAGCGAGAGTGGCATTATTATAGACCCCATCTATGTGCATCCTGATGCAACTCTTAAAGATGCAGAAAAGCTTATGAAAGAGTATAAAATTTCAGGTGTGCCTGTAGTTGATACACATAACAAACTACTCGGAATCCTTACAAATCGTGATATGAGATTTGAAAAAGACCTTAAAAAGTTAGTCACAGAATCTATGACAAAAATGCCACTTATTACGGCTGGCAGGGGTATCTCTTTAGATGATGCGGCTGATATCATGAACAAAAACAAGATAGAAAAACTCCCTATCATAGATGAACAAGGACTTTTAAAAGGCTTAGTTACTATCAAAGATATAAAAAAACGTATCGAATATCCAAACTCAAACAAAGATGCTTTTGGAAGACTTGTAGTTGGTGGAGCTATTGGTGTTGGACAGTACGAGCGTGCTAAAGCACTTGTAAATGCTGGTTGTGATGTCTTAGTCTTAGACTCGGCACACGGTCATTCAAAAGGAATCCTTGATACTGTTAAAAAGATAAAAGAGATCTTAGAAGTTGATGTTATTGCTGGAAATGTAGCTACTGGCGAAGCAGTTGAAGCTCTTATAAAAGCTGGGGCTGATGGTGTTAAAGTCGGTATTGGACCAGGATCTATCTGTACTACTCGCATAGTTGCGGGCGTTGGTATTCCTCAAATCTCTGCAATAGATGAGTGTGCAGAAGTAGCACGCAAGCACGGCGTGCCAATCATAGCAGATGGTGGCATAAAATACTCTGGTGATATTTCTAAAGCTTTAGCAGTTGGAGCCTCTTGTATTATGGCTGGCTCACTTTTAGCTGGAACTGAAGAATCACCTGGTGAGACTATCATGTTTCAAGGACGACAGTACAAGTCATACAGAGGTATGGGAAGTATTGGTGCTATGCAAAAAGGCTCAACTGACAGATATTTTCAAGAGGGAACCGCATCTGATAAGCTAGTTCCTGAGGGAATTGAGGGACGAGTTCCTTTTAGAGGTCCAATAGCTGGAATAGTTCATCAAATGATGGGCGGACTTCGTTCATCTATGGGCTATTGTGGAAGTAAAAATATTGAGATGTTTTGGGATAAAGCTGAGTTTGTAGAGATTACAAGTGCTGGACTAAAAGAGTCTCATGTTCACGATGTTATCATCACTCAAGAAGCTCCGAACTACCACGTTTAATCGAAAAAGATAAGGAACCGATGCTTTTAGGAATGCTAACCCATGGCATTCTCCACGATGAGCTTCGGATGTGGGGCTTTAAAATCAAAGCAAGGAGTTATATATGAATGAAGTAAGATATGCTGGTTTTTGGATACGCTTTTTTGCTTCTTTTTTAGATACTCTTTTTTTAGCTCTACCAGTTGGCATAATAATCTACTTTTTAAGTGATGGCAACTGGTTTGACTTTTCACAATACCAACAAAACATAGCTTATGCCATGAGTGGAAATGCTGAAAAGGCGCTTGCTTCTCAACCCCAAACCTCACTCAAGTGGGAATTACTTTTTGAAGTTAGTGTTTTGCTTATTACTATGCTTTTTTGGAAAAGGTGGCGTGGTGCTACTCCTGGCAAAAAGTTTGTAAATATCAAAATAGTTGATACAAAAACCCTTGGAGAGATAGACAACAAACAAGCACTTACTCGCTCTTTAGGCTACATTGCATCTACTCTTGTCTTGCTTATTGGTTTTTTTATGGTTGCTTTTAGAAGTGATAAAAGAGGACTTCATGACCTCTTAGCTGGAACTGTTGTTATTTATGACAAAGAAAATCTTTAGACTATAGATAAGTATAAATTTTTTTTATATATCTTAAGTTATCTTTGCTAAAATTACCCAATTTAAAATATGCATATCGGAGATATTATGGACTTACAAACAAAAGCTATTCATGTTGGTTATGAAAAAGACTCTCAAAGAACTATGGCAGTTCCAATTTACCAAACAACCGCTTATGAGTTTAACGATACACAGCACGCTGCAAACCTCTTTTCACTAAAAGAGCTTGGAAACATCTACACAAGACTTAATAACCCTACTACAGATGTTTTTGAAAAAAGGTTTGCAGAAGTTGAGGGCGGAGCTGCATCTATTGCTACTGCTAGTGGAATGAGTGCTATATTTTATGCAATTGTCAATGCTTCTGAGGCTGGAGACAACATAATCTGTGCGAGCCAACTCTATGGCGGAACTCTGACTCAGACTACATACACACTAAAAAGACTTGGCATTGAGACTAGATTTTTTGATGTACATAAGCCTGAAGCTATAGAAGCTCTAGTGGATGAAAGGACAAAAATAATCTTTTTTGAATCTCTTACAAATCCTAGTATAGACGTAGCGGACATAGAAGCAATAACGACTATTGCCAACAAGTATGGCATCTTAAGTGTAGTTGATAACACTGTAGCAACGCCTATACTATGTCGCCCATTTGAGTTTGGTGCAGATGTCATTGTTCACAGTACATCAAAATATACCACAGGTCAAGGCTTAGCACTAGGTGGCATCATGGTTGAGAGACATAATCTTGTGGAAAAATTAAAAAACAATCCTAGATATACTCACTTTAATGAGCCCGATGAGTCTTACCACGGTTTAGTCTATACAGAGGTACCACTTCCGCCATATAGCCTTAGGGCGAGACTCTCACTTCTTCGCGATTTAGGGGCGGTTCCAGCTCCATTTAACTCATGGCTTTTTATCCAAGGACTAGAGCATCTATCTCTTCGTATGCAAGAACACTCTAAAAATGCACTCGCTCTAGCTCTATTTTTAGAGTCTCATCCAAAGGTCACAAAAGTAAACTACCCTGGACTAAAGAGCAATGCAAACTATAAAAATGCTCAAAAATACTTTGATGGTGGAGCTAGTAGTGGGCTTCTTAGTTTTGAAGTATCTTCATATGAAGAGGCAGCTAAAGTTGTAGATGCAACGAAAATCTACTCTTTAGTAGTAAATATAGGTGACTCAAAGTCCATCATAACGCACCCCGCATCTACAACGCATCAACAGCTTAAAGATGATGAGCTAAAAGCGTGTGGAGTTTCACAAGGGCTTATCAGAATCTCTTGTGGATTAGAGTCGATAAATGACCTCATAGCAGATATAAAACAGGCATTAGAAGCTTAAAAGCTTCTAATGTCTTAAACTTTAGCCTCACTAAAATTTGGCTTAAGTCCTTTTCGCTAAAATTGTACAACTATTTTATAAAGAGATACAAACTTGTCCTTAAACCTCAAAACACACACGCAACACTTTACAAATCCCCTCTATTTAGAGAGCGGTCGTATAATAGAGCCTTACGACATTGCTTATGAGACCTACGGCGAGTTAAATGATGACAAAAGTAATGTTATAGTAGTTTGTCATGCACTAACAGGCTCGCATCATTGTGCTGGGCTTTATGAGGGTGAAAATAAACCCGGTTGGTGGGATGGACTCATCGGCCCTGGCAAAGGGATTGATACTGATAAGTACTTTGTAATCTGCTCAAATGTTATAGGTAGTTGTTTTGGTTCAACTGGTCCTATGAGCATGCAACATCCGCATCTTGAGCATTATCGCTATAAATTTCCAGTTGTCACCATAAAAGATATGGTAAAAGCTCAACGCATCCTCTTTGATAGGCTAAATATCCATAAAGTTCACGCCATCATAGGTGGCTCAATGGGTGGGATGCAAGCTCTGCAGTTTGGGGTTCATTTTCCAAACTTTACAAATAAAATCATCTCTCTAGCTTCAACTCATGCAACGCAACCTTGGGCTATAGCATTTAACAAAGTAGCTCAAGAAGCGATACTCAAAGATCCAGACTTCAAACAGGGCTATTATGATGCTACTCTTATAAAAGAGAAGGGTCTCTCAGGTATGGCAGTTGGCCGTATGGCTGGACATATTAGCTTCTTATCTCATGAGTCTATGGTTAGAAAATTTAACCGTGAGTATAAAAGAACAGATGGGCTTTATGAGCTATTTGGTAAGTTTCAGGTTGAATCATACCTAGAGTATAATGGCTACAATTTTACTAAATGGTTTGACCCACTCTCATACCTCTACATAACAAAAGCTATCAATATTTTTGATCTCTCTCGTGGTTTTGACTCACTTGAAGAAGCATTAGAAAAGGTAACAGCAAAGATTCATCTTATTAGCTTTAAGAATGATATCTTGTTTAAAAATACAGAGATGAAGCACATTGCAGACACGCTAGAGTCTGTTGGAAATAGTAACTATGACTACATAGATATTGATAGTGATTATGGTCATGATGCATTTCTTGTAGAGTTAGATAAGTTTGAAGACTATATAAAGGAAGCCTTAGATGAGTAAAGATTTTGAGACAAAACTACAAAGTGCTAAAGAGACTCTAGAGACTCTTATGAATCCTGAGATTACCCTAGAAGAAAGCGTAAAAGCTTATGAAAAAGGTACAAAAGAACTTAAAGATGCACAAAAAATCTTAGAAGATGCAGTGCTTAAGATAAACACGATAAAAGCTAGTTAAGAGTCACAAATGAGAGCTGCTGTACTACAACTAAATGCACAAGGTATGAGTAGTACAAAGCTATACAACTACATACGCATAGCACATAACAAGGGTGTAAAAGTCCTTCTTTTAGGCGAATATGTGTTAAATCCCTTTTTTAAAGAGCTAGAATCTTTGAGTGCTTCTATGATAAAAGAGCAGGAAAAACATCAAAGTAAAGTCCTAAAAGAGCTCTCTAGCACTTACAGTATGACAATAGTAGCACCACTCATTATAGTAAGAAAAGGTGAGATTTTTAAAGTTGTTGCGAAGTTTGCACCCTTCTCTACTTCCTACTATGAGCAACAACTCCTTATAAACTACTCTCACTGGAATGAAGAAAAATTCTTTGCAAACTCTCAAAAAGCTTTAAAATCGCCCTTGGTCTTTAAAGTAGATGGATTTAAATTTGCCATCATGAGTGGTTTTGAGATTCATTTTGATGAACTCTTTGCAAAACTTACGGGAAAGAACATCGACTGTCTGCTACTTCCTAGTGTCTCAACTTTTGAATCATACCAAAGATGGAAAACGCTTATACTCTCTCGTGCTTTTACTCATAACTGCTACATACTGCGAGCAAATAGAATAGGCGAATACATAGACAAAGAGTTCAAGTGGAAATTTTATGGCGACTCACTCCTAGCCTCTCCAAATGGCGAACTCTTAGAGCATCTAGGAAACAAAGAAGAGTTAATGATAGTAGATATGAGCCACTCAGAAGTCGTAGATGCAAGACGTGCTTGGGGTTTTAAAGATATTATAAAAAGATGTGAGAGTTAAAATTCCCACGCACTAGGCGTGGAGATTTCTTAACCCTTAATCCCATCCGCTCTAGGTGAGAGTAGAAATGAGAAAAAGACTTTTATGTAGATCATAAAAGGGATAGTCCAAACTATGGATGACCATAGATACAGCTCGCTTATATACTCCTCAAAAAAAGGTATCAAACTTCTCATTAGTGTTGCTAATATCATGAATCCTACCATCAGATGTGTATAGATATTTGATGTTAGGTGTCGTCCTGTGTGTATCCAGCCTATGATTATCATAACAACCAAGTAAGCAAGCCCTACTCCGCCACTTGTGATAAAGTGTCTAAAGTGGTTTATAGCATCTATCTTGTCATTTAACAAATCCCATCCCATCAGAGCATAGCCAGCAGAGAGCATCACAAGGATAGATGCAAGGTAGAGCACAAATGGTTGGTTTAGTATAAACTCATCTTTTAGTATATAGTCTCCCGTTATGGCTAAAATAGCCGCACCAGTTGCTAAGCCTAGCCAGCCAAGTGCCGAGTTTTGTGGATATAAAAACTCAACTATTGTAAATAAAATTACTGCAAAAACTGCTAAGTTTGTCTTTGGTGGACGAGATACATAGATATCATCTATGCCTTTATCTTCCATAAGCTCATTTACCGCTTCCATATTTACTCGTCTAAGAGCAAGCAAAATTAGCACAACTATAGCTCCAAGAGCCACTTTTAGTATGCTCATGCCATTAGTAGATGCAAGTCCTGCTTGGGATGCAAAAAACCACACTTCTATGACAAAAATAGCAACTAATGCATATCCAAGTGAAGCATGTCTTTGAAGCTTGTCAAGCACTGCATCTTTTGCAAACCAGATGAGCCATAAAAGCATAGCAAGGTTTAGTGCTGCGACTATATATACTCCTAAATAGTCAATAAACCAAAAGCTAATTCTCCCAGCTATCCAAAGTATCATGATGTACTTTAGTCTCTTTCCAACAAAAGGAACCATTCCGGGAAAAAGCTCAGGAATTCCAGTTGTTAAAAATGCCATAGCTCCAGCTGTAAGTATTCCAAATATCATCTCATAGACATGCCAAGTAAGAGTATCATTCATAAAAGGCAAGTTTATTATGCCAGCCCAAACCAGTCCCCACAAAATCATAGTGATAATCATATATGGAGCTAAGAGTAGAAAAACAGGTCTAAATCCATAAGCTAAATATGTTGGAATATCCTTCTCATCTGGATAGTGCAAATAGTGATTTGTTGCATGAAGTTTCTGTTGTGGTTCACTCATTATTTTATCTCCAATTCAAAAGTATCTATTATCTTTTCATCTTGAAGTATCTTTGCGCTCTGGGCATAAACATACTCATCATCCCTTCTGTTTTGTGCTAGATCATAAGAAAATTTTTTGACAATATGCCCAGGATCTGCCTTTAACAAAAGTATCTCATCACTTAATCTGATGGCTTCCATCAGATCATGTGTGATAAAGAGTATGCTTATCTCTTTTTTGCTTATCATCTCTATGAGTATGCTTTGTAGCTCTTTTTTAAGCCCAATATCAAGGGCTGAGAAAGGCTCATCAAGAAACAAAAGTGAAGGTTTTACGACTAGTGCTCTAGCAAAACTAACTCTTTGTCTCATACCGCCACTCAAATCTTTTGGAAATTTAAGAAAATCGCCCTCTTCAAGTCCAAACTCTAAGGCTATCTTTTTTGATTTCTCTATGGCTACACTCTTTTTCTCTCCGGCAGCTAAGAGTCCTAGAGCGATATTGTCTATTACATTTTTCCAAGGAAGTAGTCTTGCATCTTGAAAAGCAAAAGAGCTACTTGTAAATGTATTAGTCACACTCCCCTCCTCCACATCTAAAAGTCCAGCACAAAGGTGTAGTAGTGTAGTTTTTCCCCCACCACTAGGTCCCACTACTGATAGAACTTGTCCCTTATTTAGCCTAAAATTTATACCACGAAGTATCTCTGTAAAACCAAAGTGATGATTTAAGTTTTTAACTTCTAACTTCTCCATAACTCAACCTCTCTTTTAATCGGCTCTAAGATGATATACTCAACAAACATAAGTGAGCCTATCATGATAACAACTAAAGCTAAAGCCGTTGGTGTATCTAACTGACTTCTAGCAACCGCCAAAGATGCACCTATACCATTGCTTGTAGCTAATAACTCAGCCATCACAACTATCTTCCATGCCATTCCAAGCCCACTAACCCACGCTGGAAATACATAAGAAAATATATGCGGAAAGTAAACATCAAAAAACTTCATATGCCATGGTAGTTTAAAGCTATCTGCCATCTCTTTTAAGTCGCCATCAAGCGTGCGAGTTCCTTGCAGGGCTCCCACAAAGATGATGGGAAATGAAGCGACTATAACGGTAAAGATAACAGTCTCATCGCCCATTCCAAACCAAATCATAGCTAGAACTATCCATGCGATTGGTGGCATCCCCACAAGTATGGTTACAATTGGGCGGCTCATCATTGATGCAGTTGCAAAGAAACCTGCTAAGAGCCCAAAAAAAGAACCTACTACTAAAGATATACCAAAACCAATAGATGCACGGTACAAAGTTGTTTTTATCTCAGCTATCACCATCTCATCGCCTAGCATCGCAACTAGAGTAGCAAATGTCTCTAGTGGTGATGGTAAGACTAAGTTGCCATAGATCTGGTTTCCCATATCCCATAGAGCAATGAAGAGCAGTATAGAAGCGATAGCACCCCATCCACTCCACAAGTATGCGGGAAAATCTTTTAGTATCTTTAGTGTGAACTTCATCTAATCCTCTTTATAGTAAAAGCTATCTTGTGGAAGTTTTGAACCTATTATTTTAGGGTCTTCTTCCTTTAAAACATCAAAGAAAAACTCTATTTTATCTTTTACATCAACAGCACGTCTACTCTTTAGGTTTACATGAGCTATGGAGTCAGCTACACCATCTTTAGTTAAGAGGTCAATCTCTTTTGCCACCATCTCTCCAGCCTCTTTAGGATGCGACATATACCACTTTAGTGAGTTATCATATTCTTCTAAAAAGCGAGATATAACTTTTTTATCTTTCATGCGACCTAAAACTGCCATCCCAGCTTGTGGAATATCCTTATCAGTGTTAAAAACTCTAGCCCACTCCTCTTGCAAATCAACACTTCTATACAAATCAGGTGCTATTAGTTTGATAGGAAATGAGTCGGTTTTGCGAAGTGCAACTGAGATTGCAGGCTCAGCTAGAAGTGAGTGGTCGATGCGTCGTAGGATTAGCATCTGCATAGCGTCTATAGGATTTGACACATAAACAAGTTCAAAATCTTTTTTAGGGTCTAGTCCCTGTTTTTTTAGTAGCTGCACAAAAACGATGTCTGGCATATCTGCACGAAATGGAATTGCAATCTTTTTACCCTTAAAGTCTTTTAAGGTTTTAAGAGTGTCATCACGACTAATCATTCCTAAAATCCCCCAAACAGAGACATTTAGAAGTCTAATATCAACTCCTTTATTATTTAAAATCGCTGCTGTATTTGTTGGAACTGCAACAAAATCAACATCTCCTTTTATAACAATAGCACGAAGTTCATCTGGATTTTTCCAAAGTCTAAACTCAACTTCTTTTGCAACATCTTTAAGTGCATCTGTTTTTATCATGTGTAGTAGCGGATGAGAAACAGATGCGAAAGGTCCAGCTATAACTATTTTATCTACTTTTGAATCTGCGTGTAATGAGGTTATTATTGATAATATCAATAATAACCTCACATATATAATTTTTTTCATTAAACTGCTCCTATATGAAATAATAATCAAATAATATCATATTGATATTAATTATCATTGATATCAATCAATATATGAGTGTTTTATTTTAAAATGAGTAATTTAACCTAGCATAGACATAACGACCTCTAATAGAATATTGATTAGAATCACCAATATGTTTTATATTACTTAAATTTTCTGCTCCTGCTCTTATTGTAAAATTTTCTATAAATTCTTTAGAAAACTGTAGCCCTAAAGTAGTATAAGCATCTAGTTTTTCACCATCTGCAGCTGTTTGATTTCCTACATAATTTACACGAAAATTACTATTTATCTCCCATGGAAGTTCAACTGAGAGTTTTAAATTTGCTGTATGTGCTGGTCTATTGAATAGTTCTTTTTTTGTATCTTTGTTTTCTGTATCAAGAAATGTATAATTAAGATTCAAATCAAGTTTATCAAATATTTTATTTTGAGTGAACTCTAACTCTACACCATCTATTCTAGCTTTTCCCACATTTGAATAAGTATATTCTCTGTATGTCATTGGTCCAACAGGAGTATCTTTTATATGAAGAGTATCTATAAGATCTTTAAGTTCAGTATGAAAATAAGTTGCTGAAATAGCCAGCTGATTTTTTTCATAATCATAACCCAGTTCAAATGTATCAGATATTTCAGGATTTAGATTATCATTACCCTTAAATCTATTAAATGTTTTAGGCATTCCATTAAATGGAGGTCCTGATGGATAAAATTCTATAGGAACAGCAAGAGTATAATCATCTGAATTTTGTGTAACAGTTGGAGCATTAAATCCATGTCCATAACCTGCTTTAAATCTACTATTATCATTCAGTTTATATACAAGATTGGCTTTAGGTGATAATTCTCCACCAAATTTTTCATGCTTGTCATATCTGGCACCAAGAGTTAGAATTGTATTTTTTCCTATCTCTATTTCATCTTGTAAATATACCGAAGCGTATTTTATAGAATCATCAAAGCCACTTGTTAAATCACTAGCTGAGTTATCGTATTTCTTTTTATATTTTTCTGTTCTATAATCTCCACCAAATACTATAAAATGATTTTCAAATGAAGCAATTTTAAGTTCAGCATTAAAAGTATCATCATGCATCTCATGAGTATATGAAAATTGTTCCGTATGTGCATCAGATATATTTGTGTAATACTTAAGGTCTAAACTAATATCATCAAAATCTTTTTCATACCCTATTGAATAATGAGCTTTATCTATATCGTATAGTTCATCATAAGCTTCTGTTTTTCTTTTTTCATTTCCTAAAATTACAAAGGCTGTTATTTGCTGAGTTAAATCAATGTCATACCAAGCTTTTACCATTACATTTCTAATTTTTTTACCTTCTATTTCTGTTGTATTATCAGTCTCTTCAGGCTCTGAAGTTTTAGCATCTACATATCCAATGATAGAAAATTTATCATTTATTTTTCCACCTCCTGAAATTGATACTTCCATGTTTTCTCCTCCATCTCGGGAGGCTTTTCCAGTTTCTAAAGTTATATCACCTTGAGTTTTTTCTGTTGGTTTTTTTGTGATTATATTTACAACTCCACCAATAGCACTAGAACCATATAAAGAACTCATTGGTCCACGAATAACTTCTATTTTTGATATAGCACTCATAGGTATCCAATTGTATTGAAAATCACTATGCCCTATTTGAGAGTCACTTCCAGAAATTCTTTCACCATCCACTAAAATAAGAGTGTTTTTAGAATCAGTACCACGAATACTGATATTTTGTCGACCATTTATAGAAGCATCATTAACACCCATATTTAATCCAACAACACCCTCCAGAGCTTCTTTAATGGAAGAGGCACCTGTTCTTTTTATATCTTTTGCTGTAATTATAGAAAAACTTCCTGCTGTATCTACTGATGATTTTTGTGTTTTTGCTGTTACAATAACATTCTTTAAATCATCTGCCGCACTTAAAGAGTTTACTAGCATCGCACTAACTAGCAGACTCAAATATATTTTTGTATTCATCTTATCTCCTTTGAACGATAACAATAAGCATTATCATTAAATAAATATAAAAAAATTTACTTTTTTATAAAACATTTTGCCTAAAACAATTCTCCTTGTAAATTAAATTTTTACTACTATTCTTCTTTTGTAACCAATGCCAACTTATTTAAAGAATGTTTTTTTAATAAATCCAATATGCCAATAACACGAGAATACGGAACATCTCTATCTATATAAAACATTATCAATTTTTCTTCTTTTACTAGAGGTAATATTTCAGCAATTATCTCTTCATACGAAACTTTTTTTCCATTGACTGCTAGTGAATCTTTTGACAGCTCAATATTAATAGTTTTTTCTTCTTTTACCTCTTTACTGGCTCCTGCTTTTGGTAACTCAAGCATAAGAGCAAGCTCTTCTTTTTTGAAAACTGAGCTTACAAGAAAAAATATCAATAAAATAAATACTATATCTACTACAGGAGTCATATCTAACCCCAAAGGTTCACGACGCTTCATAAATTCCTGCTATTTTTTGTGTTAATAATTGTTCAGTTTTATCTAGTTCGCCAATAAAGTAGTTATAAAACACATATGCTGGGATTGCTACAACTAAACCACCAACAGTTGTTATAAGTGCTGTTGAAATGCCTTTAGCAAACTGTGTCGGATCACCTAAACCATGAACCATGATTCCCTCAAAAGCCATAAAAATTCCAAGAACAGTACCAAGAAGACCTAATAATGGCGATATAGTAGACACTATCTTAAGGGTTGTTAATCCCCTCTCAAGCGGCGCTACTAAAGATGCTGCTCTTAACTCTGCTCTATCTGAAGGTAAATCAATATTTCTTGTACGAAATTTAAAAAGTGATATAGAAGCTATTTTCCATATTATTATTATTGTTCCAACTATTGCCATAGCAAATAAAACATACATAATAATTCCACCTTTATCTAAATAATATTGCATTTTTTAATCCTTAAGTGCGTAAATTATAGGAACGCTAAGTTCCCATCTATCTAAATTTTGAGGCAATGGTTTAAAACGCTTTAATTTTATTAAAAGCGATTTTGCTGCTACATTTAATTTTGTATATGGGCAAGGAGAACTGATTTTTACAGACTCAATATCTCCTTGTTTTGTGATAATAAAAGAGATTTTAACAACTCCCTCTTGATTCATTCTTCTTGCGTGTCTTGGATATTCTAGATGCTGTTGTATCCAAATTGCCAACTCTGAAAGATAGATATTTTTTTCTTCTTCTAAAAGATTTTTTTTAGCTAACTGTCTCTTTTTGTATTCTTCTTCTCTAGCCAACTCTTCTCTTTGAAATTCTTCAAACTTTTGTTGTTCTAGTTTTTGTTGTTGTAA
The DNA window shown above is from Sulfurimonas hongkongensis and carries:
- a CDS encoding ABC transporter ATP-binding protein, producing MEKLEVKNLNHHFGFTEILRGINFRLNKGQVLSVVGPSGGGKTTLLHLCAGLLDVEEGSVTNTFTSSSFAFQDARLLPWKNVIDNIALGLLAAGEKKSVAIEKSKKIALEFGLEEGDFLKFPKDLSGGMRQRVSFARALVVKPSLLFLDEPFSALDIGLKKELQSILIEMISKKEISILFITHDLMEAIRLSDEILLLKADPGHIVKKFSYDLAQNRRDDEYVYAQSAKILQDEKIIDTFELEIK
- a CDS encoding ABC transporter permease — its product is MKFTLKILKDFPAYLWSGWGAIASILLFIALWDMGNQIYGNLVLPSPLETFATLVAMLGDEMVIAEIKTTLYRASIGFGISLVVGSFFGLLAGFFATASMMSRPIVTILVGMPPIAWIVLAMIWFGMGDETVIFTVIVASFPIIFVGALQGTRTLDGDLKEMADSFKLPWHMKFFDVYFPHIFSYVFPAWVSGLGMAWKIVVMAELLATSNGIGASLAVARSQLDTPTALALVVIMIGSLMFVEYIILEPIKREVELWRS
- a CDS encoding ABC transporter substrate-binding protein; amino-acid sequence: MKKIIYVRLLLILSIITSLHADSKVDKIVIAGPFASVSHPLLHMIKTDALKDVAKEVEFRLWKNPDELRAIVIKGDVDFVAVPTNTAAILNNKGVDIRLLNVSVWGILGMISRDDTLKTLKDFKGKKIAIPFRADMPDIVFVQLLKKQGLDPKKDFELVYVSNPIDAMQMLILRRIDHSLLAEPAISVALRKTDSFPIKLIAPDLYRSVDLQEEWARVFNTDKDIPQAGMAVLGRMKDKKVISRFLEEYDNSLKWYMSHPKEAGEMVAKEIDLLTKDGVADSIAHVNLKSRRAVDVKDKIEFFFDVLKEEDPKIIGSKLPQDSFYYKED
- a CDS encoding TonB-dependent receptor plug domain-containing protein, which encodes MNTKIYLSLLVSAMLVNSLSAADDLKNVIVTAKTQKSSVDTAGSFSIITAKDIKRTGASSIKEALEGVVGLNMGVNDASINGRQNISIRGTDSKNTLILVDGERISGSDSQIGHSDFQYNWIPMSAISKIEVIRGPMSSLYGSSAIGGVVNIITKKPTEKTQGDITLETGKASRDGGENMEVSISGGGKINDKFSIIGYVDAKTSEPEETDNTTEIEGKKIRNVMVKAWYDIDLTQQITAFVILGNEKRKTEAYDELYDIDKAHYSIGYEKDFDDISLDLKYYTNISDAHTEQFSYTHEMHDDTFNAELKIASFENHFIVFGGDYRTEKYKKKYDNSASDLTSGFDDSIKYASVYLQDEIEIGKNTILTLGARYDKHEKFGGELSPKANLVYKLNDNSRFKAGYGHGFNAPTVTQNSDDYTLAVPIEFYPSGPPFNGMPKTFNRFKGNDNLNPEISDTFELGYDYEKNQLAISATYFHTELKDLIDTLHIKDTPVGPMTYREYTYSNVGKARIDGVELEFTQNKIFDKLDLNLNYTFLDTENKDTKKELFNRPAHTANLKLSVELPWEINSNFRVNYVGNQTAADGEKLDAYTTLGLQFSKEFIENFTIRAGAENLSNIKHIGDSNQYSIRGRYVYARLNYSF
- a CDS encoding ExbD/TolR family protein, whose amino-acid sequence is MKRREPLGLDMTPVVDIVFILLIFFLVSSVFKKEELALMLELPKAGASKEVKEEKTINIELSKDSLAVNGKKVSYEEIIAEILPLVKEEKLIMFYIDRDVPYSRVIGILDLLKKHSLNKLALVTKEE
- a CDS encoding MotA/TolQ/ExbB proton channel family protein — encoded protein: MQYYLDKGGIIMYVLFAMAIVGTIIIIWKIASISLFKFRTRNIDLPSDRAELRAASLVAPLERGLTTLKIVSTISPLLGLLGTVLGIFMAFEGIMVHGLGDPTQFAKGISTALITTVGGLVVAIPAYVFYNYFIGELDKTEQLLTQKIAGIYEAS
- a CDS encoding energy transducer TonB, which encodes MINKSEDFSFLVGAIISTFIMVSILFAQNIAKNDNVSISSSKTESIHYVSIVNATKKIEKKEHKKLKRKPQIKKKVVKKVVKKPRVIDEKVVKKPQTIDEKALIKEKLVQKQNLFEENLQQQKLEQQKFEEFQREELAREEEYKKRQLAKKNLLEEEKNIYLSELAIWIQQHLEYPRHARRMNQEGVVKISFIITKQGDIESVKISSPCPYTKLNVAAKSLLIKLKRFKPLPQNLDRWELSVPIIYALKD